A stretch of Leisingera sp. S132 DNA encodes these proteins:
- the obgE gene encoding GTPase ObgE, producing MKFLDLAKVYIRSGAGGNGCVSFRREKYIEYGGPDGGDGGKGGSVWAEVTEGLNTLIDFRYQQHFFAKNGQSGMGRQRTGKDGDDIILRVPVGTEILDEDQETVLADLTVPGERVLLAKGGNGGFGNLHFKSATNQAPRRANPGQEGVERTIWLRLKLIADAGLLGLPNAGKSTFLSATSNARPKIADYPFTTLHPNLGVVGIDNTEFVVADIPGLIEGAHEGKGIGDRFLGHVERCAVLLHLIDGTSETVVEDYETIIGELEAYGGVLATKTRITALNKVDAIDPEELDEKRKALEAAVGGPVHLMSGVSRQGVNEVLRALRNEIDDDRLRMKPAEEEETWQP from the coding sequence ATGAAATTCCTCGATCTGGCAAAGGTCTATATCCGCTCGGGCGCCGGCGGGAACGGCTGCGTCAGCTTCCGCCGCGAGAAATACATCGAATACGGCGGGCCGGACGGGGGCGACGGCGGCAAGGGCGGCTCAGTCTGGGCTGAGGTTACAGAGGGGCTGAACACCCTGATCGACTTCCGCTACCAGCAGCATTTCTTTGCCAAGAACGGCCAGTCCGGGATGGGCCGCCAGCGCACCGGTAAGGACGGCGACGATATTATTCTGCGTGTCCCCGTGGGGACAGAGATCCTCGACGAGGACCAGGAAACCGTTCTGGCCGACCTGACTGTGCCTGGCGAACGTGTTCTGCTGGCCAAGGGCGGAAATGGCGGTTTCGGAAACCTGCATTTCAAATCCGCGACCAACCAGGCACCGCGCCGGGCCAACCCGGGGCAGGAGGGTGTCGAACGCACCATTTGGCTGCGGCTCAAGCTGATCGCGGATGCGGGCCTTCTGGGCCTGCCGAATGCAGGTAAATCGACCTTTCTGTCGGCCACCTCCAACGCCCGCCCCAAGATCGCGGATTATCCCTTTACCACGCTGCACCCCAACCTGGGTGTTGTCGGCATCGACAACACCGAGTTTGTGGTTGCGGACATCCCTGGCCTCATTGAAGGCGCACATGAGGGCAAAGGGATCGGCGACCGTTTTCTGGGCCATGTGGAGCGTTGCGCAGTGCTGCTGCACCTGATCGACGGCACCTCCGAAACCGTGGTTGAGGATTACGAGACCATCATCGGCGAGCTGGAGGCCTATGGCGGCGTTCTGGCTACCAAGACCCGGATTACCGCGCTCAACAAGGTCGATGCCATCGACCCCGAAGAGCTGGACGAGAAACGCAAGGCCCTGGAGGCGGCTGTCGGCGGTCCGGTGCATCTGATGTCCGGCGTCAGCCGTCAGGGCGTGAATGAAGTACTGCGTGCCCTGCGCAACGAGATCGACGATGACCGCCTTCGGATGAAGCCTGCCGAGGAGGAAGAAACTTGGCAGCCCTGA